One stretch of Candidatus Uhrbacteria bacterium CG10_big_fil_rev_8_21_14_0_10_50_16 DNA includes these proteins:
- a CDS encoding integrase: MNTQTSIQNALNQAHDLLYLKQYSSATRRSYLGCLRRFLQQYPDTQSPNTEHIKQFLLALHKNARAAQTCNSYLHAIKFYYQDVLHIACPIHLPYAKRPTRLPVTISHDNIEKMLASLQNNKHKVMIALAYGAGLRVSELTNLRAGSVDFSRGVLLVFQGKGRKDRITLLPKSLIPALASFTAGKAEDDYLFESQRGGRLSSRTLQIVFEHACQQVNITPSATFHSLRHSFATHLLENGTDIRHIQHLLGHTNIRTTQRYTHVATTFLQSIASPL; this comes from the coding sequence ATGAACACTCAAACAAGCATTCAAAACGCTCTCAATCAAGCACATGACCTCCTATACCTCAAACAATACAGCTCGGCCACTCGTCGATCCTATCTGGGTTGCTTGCGCCGTTTTCTACAACAATATCCCGACACTCAAAGCCCAAATACAGAACACATAAAACAATTCCTTCTTGCGCTTCACAAAAACGCTCGTGCCGCACAAACGTGCAATTCCTATCTACATGCTATTAAATTCTACTATCAAGATGTTTTGCACATAGCTTGTCCTATTCATCTTCCTTATGCCAAGCGGCCTACACGACTACCTGTAACAATTTCACACGACAATATAGAAAAAATGCTAGCATCCCTCCAAAATAATAAGCACAAAGTAATGATCGCTTTGGCTTACGGAGCCGGTCTACGCGTATCAGAACTTACCAACCTTCGAGCAGGAAGTGTTGACTTCTCACGTGGTGTTCTCCTTGTTTTCCAAGGAAAAGGCCGCAAAGATCGCATAACCCTCCTACCAAAATCATTAATCCCGGCCCTTGCATCATTTACAGCCGGAAAAGCAGAAGATGATTACTTATTCGAGAGTCAGCGCGGCGGACGCCTTTCATCGCGCACACTACAAATTGTATTTGAACATGCCTGTCAACAAGTCAATATTACTCCATCGGCCACGTTTCACTCACTACGTCATAGTTTTGCTACACATCTTTTGGAAAATGGAACGGATATACGCCATATTCAACATCTTCTCGGACACACCAATATACGTACAACCCAACGGTACACCCACGTTGCTACAACATTTCTCCAAAGCATTGCAAGCCCACTCTAA
- a CDS encoding repressor LexA produces MGTPLTKKQSEVFSFIKKFVAEEGYAPSYREIAEYFELSSPATAFQHVQALVEKGCLESGAGGLARSIEVVEPEREISDRVAILPFAGLITAGEPIEAVETNDTIAVPADFVVDKMNSYVLRVKGESMIDDGILDGDYVVIERNNYPKNGDVVVALLDNTHATLKRFYKEEKRIRLQPANKTMSPIYVRDVIIQGVVRAVIRRFQTL; encoded by the coding sequence ATGGGAACTCCCCTCACCAAAAAACAATCAGAAGTCTTTAGCTTCATCAAGAAGTTCGTTGCCGAGGAAGGCTACGCACCTTCTTATAGAGAGATTGCCGAGTATTTTGAACTCTCTTCACCCGCAACGGCGTTTCAGCATGTGCAAGCGCTTGTGGAAAAAGGTTGTTTGGAAAGTGGTGCAGGCGGCCTAGCACGATCCATCGAAGTCGTAGAACCAGAACGCGAGATCAGCGATCGTGTGGCCATTCTCCCGTTTGCAGGTCTTATTACCGCAGGAGAGCCGATCGAGGCCGTAGAGACCAACGATACCATCGCTGTTCCCGCAGACTTCGTCGTAGATAAAATGAACTCCTACGTACTGCGTGTCAAAGGAGAATCCATGATTGACGATGGCATTTTGGACGGAGACTACGTCGTGATTGAACGCAATAATTATCCCAAAAATGGGGATGTCGTCGTTGCATTGCTCGATAACACACATGCGACGCTTAAACGGTTTTATAAAGAAGAGAAGCGTATCCGTTTGCAACCCGCCAACAAGACTATGAGCCCCATCTACGTACGTGACGTTATCATTCAGGGCGTCGTACGCGCGGTTATTAGAAGATTCCAAACGCTCTAG